One Aliiroseovarius sediminilitoris DNA window includes the following coding sequences:
- the hslO gene encoding Hsp33 family molecular chaperone HslO gives MTLGTQIAWDDTILPFQLDRSDIRGRVLRLDGTLDTILSQHNYPPAIEALVAEAAMLTALIGQTIKMQWKLSLQVRGDGPARLIATDYYAPEKEGDPATIRAYASFDEDRLEPNAPGFPQVGKGYLAVLIHQGSEQKPYTGMTPIAGQSLSDCAQAYFAQSEQLPTRFHLTFGKSTWTGGTESWRAGGVMLQHMPKASPQVTGEGGSGEGGLLSAQDLLSDDDAENWNRANILLSSVEELELVGPSVQPTDLLVRLFHEEAPRVFDPQAVSFGCPCSEDRVRESLSIYSARDIGHMTTDDGRVTADCQFCGAHYDLDPTTLGKDAVDPGD, from the coding sequence ATGACTCTTGGAACCCAAATCGCCTGGGATGACACCATCCTGCCCTTCCAATTGGATCGCAGCGACATTCGCGGGCGGGTGTTGCGGCTGGACGGCACATTGGACACCATTCTATCGCAGCACAACTACCCCCCGGCGATCGAGGCATTGGTTGCCGAAGCCGCCATGCTCACCGCGCTAATTGGGCAGACCATCAAGATGCAGTGGAAACTGTCGCTGCAAGTGCGTGGTGACGGTCCGGCCCGGCTGATTGCCACCGATTATTATGCGCCTGAAAAAGAAGGCGATCCTGCCACGATCCGCGCCTATGCCAGCTTCGACGAAGACCGGTTGGAACCAAACGCGCCGGGTTTTCCGCAGGTTGGCAAGGGGTATCTTGCCGTTCTGATCCATCAGGGCAGCGAACAGAAACCCTATACCGGGATGACGCCGATTGCCGGCCAATCGCTGTCGGATTGCGCGCAAGCCTATTTTGCCCAGTCCGAGCAGTTGCCGACGCGGTTTCACTTGACCTTCGGGAAGTCGACCTGGACGGGCGGCACTGAAAGCTGGCGGGCAGGCGGGGTCATGTTGCAGCACATGCCCAAGGCTTCGCCGCAGGTGACGGGCGAAGGTGGCTCGGGTGAGGGTGGATTGTTGTCCGCGCAGGATCTGCTTTCGGATGATGATGCCGAGAACTGGAACCGTGCCAATATTCTGCTCAGTTCGGTGGAAGAATTGGAACTGGTCGGACCGTCCGTTCAGCCCACCGATCTGCTGGTGCGCCTGTTCCACGAAGAAGCGCCGCGCGTGTTTGACCCGCAAGCCGTCAGCTTCGGCTGTCCTTGTTCGGAAGATCGGGTGCGCGAAAGCCTGTCAATCTACTCCGCCCGCGATATTGGTCACATGACCACGGATGACGGACGTGTCACCGCAGATTGCCAGTTCTGTGGCGCGCATTACGATCTTGATCCGACCACACTGGGCAAAGATGCGGTTGATCCGGGTGACTGA
- a CDS encoding CoA pyrophosphatase yields the protein MRLIRVTDVLDNIRTAVARAGAGSSDFDLTPDIDLPGNRKLRPAGVLVPLIEERGELQLILTKRSSALKHHPGQIAFPGGKVDPGDADVIAAALREAHEEIGLPPTQVELIGQMPPHETVTGFSVTAVIGFISQPFDIVAEIGEVEEVFAVPFKHVSNLANYAHQGRMWQGRMRLYETVPFGPYYIWGATARMLRALAERLPQ from the coding sequence ATGCGGTTGATCCGGGTGACTGATGTGTTGGACAATATCCGGACGGCGGTTGCCCGAGCGGGCGCGGGCAGTTCGGATTTTGATCTGACCCCCGACATAGATCTGCCGGGCAATCGAAAGCTTCGCCCCGCAGGTGTGTTGGTTCCGTTGATCGAGGAGAGGGGCGAGCTACAGCTTATCCTGACCAAACGATCTTCGGCGCTGAAGCATCATCCCGGCCAGATTGCCTTTCCGGGCGGCAAGGTTGATCCGGGCGATGCGGATGTCATTGCCGCGGCGTTGCGGGAGGCGCATGAGGAGATCGGACTGCCGCCGACACAGGTCGAGCTTATTGGACAGATGCCGCCACATGAAACAGTAACCGGATTTTCCGTCACCGCAGTGATCGGTTTCATCTCTCAGCCGTTCGATATCGTTGCCGAAATTGGCGAGGTCGAGGAAGTTTTCGCTGTTCCGTTCAAACATGTCTCTAACCTTGCCAATTATGCTCATCAGGGGCGGATGTGGCAGGGCCGGATGCGCCTGTATGAAACGGTTCCCTTCGGGCCTTATTATATCTGGGGGGCGACAGCACGGATGTTGCGCGCCCTTGCTGAAAGGCTGCCGCAATGA
- a CDS encoding CCA tRNA nucleotidyltransferase: protein MTRVTGDWINTPAAQAVCEMIANAGHQVYFVGGCVRNDLLGAAISDLDLSTDARPDQVVKIAEDAGLRAVPTGIDHGTVTVVAEGQGLEVTTFRKDVETDGRRAVVAFSDRLEDDAHRRDFTMNALYAKPDGWIVDPLGGLTDLAARRVRFIDDPGDRIREDYLRILRFFRFHAWYGDPSGGMDGDALAGIAANLAGLETLSRERVGVEMLKLLAAPDPSAAVGTMAQVGVLGAVLPGVDARILPVLIHLEGQRAPDPLRRLAVLGGVDVADRLRLSKRDRKRLELLRNAMGSTEGAGELAYRHGADLAAGMMLLRAAQMGADINTEVWAEIEKGAKAVFPVRPADLLPTYSGPALGDELRRLESLWIASGFTLQREDLLS from the coding sequence ATGACCCGCGTTACAGGTGACTGGATCAATACACCTGCCGCTCAGGCAGTCTGCGAGATGATCGCGAACGCGGGTCATCAGGTGTATTTTGTGGGCGGGTGCGTGCGCAATGACCTTTTGGGAGCAGCTATTTCAGACCTGGATCTGTCCACCGACGCGCGACCAGACCAGGTGGTAAAAATCGCCGAGGATGCCGGGTTGCGCGCAGTGCCGACAGGCATTGACCATGGCACTGTCACCGTGGTGGCCGAGGGGCAGGGGCTGGAGGTTACGACCTTTCGCAAGGATGTCGAAACGGACGGTCGGCGCGCCGTGGTTGCCTTTTCCGACAGGCTTGAGGATGACGCGCATCGGCGCGATTTCACGATGAACGCGCTCTATGCAAAGCCAGACGGTTGGATCGTTGATCCGCTGGGCGGTCTGACGGATCTAGCCGCGCGCCGCGTGCGCTTCATTGATGATCCCGGCGACCGTATCCGCGAAGATTACTTGCGGATATTGCGCTTCTTTCGCTTCCACGCCTGGTATGGCGATCCGTCCGGCGGGATGGATGGTGACGCCTTGGCCGGAATTGCCGCGAACTTGGCTGGGTTAGAGACGCTTTCACGGGAGCGTGTCGGTGTCGAGATGTTGAAACTGCTGGCGGCACCGGACCCATCGGCAGCGGTTGGCACGATGGCACAGGTCGGCGTTCTGGGCGCGGTTCTGCCCGGTGTGGATGCACGCATTTTGCCGGTTCTGATTCATCTGGAAGGCCAGCGCGCGCCTGACCCGCTGCGTCGACTCGCCGTGTTGGGCGGTGTGGACGTTGCCGACCGCCTTCGACTGTCCAAGCGTGATCGCAAAAGGCTTGAGTTGCTGCGGAACGCGATGGGGTCGACGGAAGGGGCAGGAGAGCTTGCCTATCGTCACGGGGCAGACCTTGCCGCGGGCATGATGCTTCTGCGCGCGGCGCAGATGGGCGCGGATATCAACACAGAGGTCTGGGCCGAGATCGAAAAGGGCGCGAAAGCTGTATTCCCCGTTCGACCTGCTGATTTGCTTCCGACATATTCAGGCCCCGCGCTGGGCGATGAATTGCGGCGCCTGGAAAGCCTTTGGATCGCATCGGGCTTCACGCTGCAACGAGAGGACCTGTTGTCGTGA
- a CDS encoding class I SAM-dependent RNA methyltransferase has protein sequence MTQTYVIERLGHLGDGIAPGPVFAPRCLPGEEISGEVADGRIAAPRIVTPSPDRVKAPCPHYNACGGCALLHASDQFVADWKVEVVKTALAAHGLTPDFRPIRTSPARSRRRVVLSARRGKKGAIVGFHGRRSDTITEISRCQLVHPDILAALPAMGELTKLGVSRKGELSLNVVQSAAGLDVSVADGKPLDRALETDLAQTLHAYGFARLSWNGEVIATETPPVQMFGIAAVVPPAGAFLQATREGEEALLNAVREIVGGTQSVIDLFAGCGTFALPLAQSADVHAVEGHAAMTDALSLGWRQTQGLRHVSTEVRDLFRNPLIAEDLARFDAAVIDPPRAGAEAQIEQLAVSDIKRIAMVSCNAQTFARDAKTLVNAGYRLDWVQVIDQFRWSTHTEQVASFTKA, from the coding sequence GTGACCCAAACCTATGTGATCGAGCGATTGGGCCATCTGGGTGACGGTATTGCGCCCGGTCCGGTTTTCGCACCCCGTTGCCTGCCCGGAGAAGAGATCTCGGGCGAGGTTGCGGACGGGCGCATTGCTGCGCCGCGGATCGTGACGCCATCGCCTGATCGGGTCAAAGCGCCCTGTCCGCATTACAACGCGTGTGGGGGCTGCGCATTGTTGCACGCCTCTGATCAGTTTGTCGCTGACTGGAAGGTGGAGGTGGTCAAAACCGCACTGGCCGCACATGGCCTGACGCCAGATTTTCGACCAATCAGAACTTCGCCTGCTCGTTCGCGCCGCCGGGTTGTTCTGTCTGCAAGGCGGGGCAAGAAAGGCGCGATTGTCGGGTTTCACGGGCGCCGGTCGGACACGATCACCGAAATTTCCAGATGCCAGCTTGTTCACCCCGACATACTGGCCGCCCTTCCGGCCATGGGCGAATTGACCAAACTGGGCGTGTCGCGCAAAGGAGAGTTGTCACTAAATGTTGTGCAATCCGCAGCTGGGCTGGATGTGTCGGTCGCGGACGGAAAGCCGCTTGATCGTGCGTTAGAGACTGATTTGGCCCAAACCCTTCACGCCTATGGATTTGCGCGACTGAGTTGGAATGGCGAGGTGATTGCCACCGAAACGCCACCCGTGCAGATGTTCGGCATCGCAGCGGTCGTGCCGCCGGCCGGCGCATTTCTTCAAGCCACGCGTGAGGGAGAAGAGGCCCTGCTGAATGCGGTGCGCGAGATTGTCGGCGGCACACAATCCGTGATCGACCTGTTTGCCGGATGTGGAACTTTCGCGCTTCCCTTGGCGCAATCCGCAGATGTTCATGCGGTCGAAGGCCACGCTGCTATGACGGATGCCCTTTCCCTTGGGTGGCGCCAGACGCAGGGGTTGCGCCATGTCTCGACCGAAGTGCGCGACTTGTTTCGCAATCCGCTGATCGCCGAGGATCTGGCGCGCTTTGACGCCGCGGTCATTGATCCGCCCCGCGCTGGCGCCGAGGCGCAGATTGAACAGCTTGCAGTGTCCGACATCAAACGGATTGCCATGGTGTCCTGCAACGCGCAAACTTTTGCGCGCGATGCAAAGACCTTGGTGAACGCCGGATACCGCCTTGACTGGGTTCAGGTCATCGATCAGTTCCGTTGGTCCACCCATACCGAGCAAGTCGCGAGTTTCACCAAGGCGTAA
- a CDS encoding L,D-transpeptidase family protein, whose amino-acid sequence MRAVLTILAVLSLVFVASCGTKQYAYDGPEVTQIIVNKGDRKLYLMHGTEILKSYRIELGFAPEGRKKYEGDGKTPEGRYVIDRRNPKSAFYLSIGVSYPNRQDVEQARAAGRKPGGEIFIHGGRRPQDPKRDDWTAGCISVKDHEIREIFTMVRLGTVIDINP is encoded by the coding sequence ATGAGAGCCGTATTAACGATACTTGCCGTCCTGTCTTTGGTCTTTGTCGCCTCCTGCGGCACCAAGCAATATGCATATGATGGGCCGGAAGTGACGCAGATCATCGTCAACAAGGGTGACCGAAAGCTGTATCTGATGCATGGGACCGAGATTTTGAAATCCTATCGGATCGAACTTGGATTCGCCCCGGAAGGCCGAAAGAAATACGAAGGTGATGGCAAAACACCCGAAGGGCGCTATGTCATTGATCGGCGTAATCCGAAAAGCGCCTTCTATCTGTCAATCGGCGTGTCCTATCCCAATCGCCAAGACGTGGAACAGGCCCGCGCCGCCGGACGCAAACCGGGCGGCGAGATTTTCATCCATGGCGGCAGGCGCCCGCAAGACCCTAAACGGGACGATTGGACGGCTGGCTGTATCTCGGTGAAGGATCACGAAATCCGCGAAATCTTTACGATGGTTCGCTTGGGAACTGTGATTGATATCAACCCGTAA
- the dalA gene encoding divisome-associated lipoprotein DalA produces the protein MRVFLMAVAAIFALSACAPTSEGTGGGVKIYRISSGQTSKVQYRMLDSINQLRQAAGAQPVKLNSQLNAAALTHARDMSVQNRPWHFGSDGSSPIDRARRAGYTGTYLGENISETFETELQTLSAWMSQPDTRRIILDPNARDLGFAWLQERNGKIWWVMEMGG, from the coding sequence ATGCGCGTGTTCTTGATGGCTGTTGCCGCAATATTCGCCCTTTCTGCGTGTGCTCCGACAAGCGAAGGCACCGGTGGTGGGGTCAAAATATACCGGATCTCGTCTGGACAGACGTCGAAGGTTCAATATCGGATGTTGGACAGCATCAACCAACTGCGCCAGGCCGCTGGCGCACAACCGGTTAAGCTGAATTCACAACTGAATGCCGCTGCGTTGACACATGCCCGTGACATGTCGGTGCAGAACCGACCCTGGCATTTTGGATCGGACGGATCCTCGCCCATTGATCGCGCTCGCCGCGCTGGATACACCGGCACTTATTTGGGTGAAAACATCTCGGAAACGTTCGAGACCGAGCTTCAGACCCTGTCGGCCTGGATGAGTCAACCAGACACCCGACGGATCATCCTTGATCCGAACGCCCGCGATCTTGGTTTTGCATGGCTGCAAGAACGGAATGGCAAAATCTGGTGGGTGATGGAGATGGGCGGTTAA
- a CDS encoding L,D-transpeptidase: protein MQKKPEAQLGRRAFLGGTIAVASGLATPALAQFENTTQGERDLTEVVKRNISSFRSLRWEPYFDNTRKGAILVDISSRCLHYWSEDQAIYRLFPTSVPMSEDLTRRGRTSIIRKVEGPSWAPTPAMRKRNPEWPSFVGPGPDNPLGTHALYLSWQYYRIHGTQDTRKIGRQSSNGCIGLYNEHIAELFGYAKNGTQVLLI from the coding sequence ATGCAGAAGAAACCTGAGGCCCAGTTGGGCAGGCGTGCATTTCTTGGGGGAACGATTGCCGTCGCAAGCGGGTTGGCAACGCCTGCGCTTGCACAGTTCGAGAATACAACCCAGGGCGAACGCGACCTGACAGAGGTTGTTAAACGAAATATCTCCAGCTTCCGCTCGTTGCGGTGGGAGCCTTATTTTGACAATACGCGCAAAGGCGCAATTCTGGTCGATATCAGCTCGCGTTGTTTGCATTATTGGTCCGAGGATCAAGCGATCTATCGCCTGTTCCCGACCTCGGTGCCGATGTCCGAAGACCTGACGCGTCGCGGTCGCACCAGCATTATTCGCAAGGTCGAGGGGCCGTCTTGGGCCCCGACACCTGCAATGCGAAAGCGCAATCCCGAATGGCCGTCCTTCGTGGGTCCGGGGCCGGATAACCCGCTGGGCACCCATGCACTGTATCTAAGTTGGCAATATTATCGCATCCACGGCACACAAGACACGCGCAAGATCGGACGCCAGTCGTCGAACGGGTGTATCGGGCTTTACAACGAGCATATCGCAGAGTTGTTTGGTTACGCCAAGAATGGCACGCAGGTACTGTTGATCTGA
- the trxA gene encoding thioredoxin — protein MATVAVTDATFEQEVRQSDLPVIVDFWAEWCGPCKQIGPALEELSTEYEGKIKIVKVNVDENPNSPAQMGVRGIPALFMFKDGQVVSNKVGAAPKAALQSWIDESV, from the coding sequence ATGGCAACTGTAGCTGTCACCGATGCCACATTCGAGCAAGAAGTTCGCCAGTCAGACCTTCCCGTGATCGTGGATTTCTGGGCCGAATGGTGTGGCCCCTGCAAGCAGATCGGCCCTGCACTGGAAGAACTGTCGACCGAGTATGAGGGCAAAATCAAGATCGTGAAGGTCAATGTGGACGAGAACCCGAATTCGCCCGCCCAAATGGGTGTTCGCGGCATTCCTGCTTTGTTCATGTTCAAAGACGGTCAGGTTGTATCGAACAAGGTTGGCGCCGCACCAAAAGCCGCACTTCAATCATGGATCGATGAGAGCGTCTGA
- the addA gene encoding double-strand break repair helicase AddA produces the protein MTFDDATLSQIRAADPRNSTWLSANAGSGKTRVLTDRVARLLLDGVSPQNILCLTYTKAAASEMQNRLFKRLGEWAMKDDDALATALHDLGLEGTRDLSLARQLFARAIETPGGLKIQTIHAYAASLLRRFPMEAGVSPQFTEMDDRTAKELRAELLDRMSEGPLAPHVVALSQHFTGEDMAQLTAEITGNRTLFIDQPTEAEIAGWFGISPALDEHSILNALFKPGDLHMLVTLRDILATGSATEQKGADYLAAVDLSAPSFDVLNQCARFMINQKPPYSAKIGSFPTKAMRAGDCATIMPQLDDFMQRVEDAYLARLALSNVRRTTALHGFAHHFVRLYEDAKLERGWLDFDDLILKAGAILTDPAIASWVLFRLDGGIDHILVDEAQDTSPAQWRIIDNLAREFTSGFGARDDVDRTIFVVGDPKQSIYSFQGAEPAAFDRMRATFADRLSQIGRNMVQMPLEYSFRSSRAILEFVDFALTARGGLGGDFLHRAFFRDLPGRVDLWPAIEPVNHDEDRDWHDPVDAPSPQDHRVQLAEHIADDIDRMIKTETIPAEKGEHRPVHAGDILVLVRSRKELFHEIIRACKTRAIPIAGADQLKIGAELAVKDLTALLSFLATPEDDLSLAAILRSPLFGWSEDDLFRLAHPRSKGKFLWRALSDKAGQYPDTMRVLRDLRNSADFLRPYELLERALTRHGGRQKFLARLGQEAEDGIDALLAQAIGYERSGTPSLTGFLTWLQTDDVTIKRQMDSVGRQVRVMTIHGSKGLEAPIVILPDLAQQKASSMPPVAKLPDGQAFFSPKQEDRTETIEAVARDIKDAETEERTRLLYVAMTRAEHWLILAAAGALGKSESDVWYRICEGAMNKAAAVDCDFPTGPGKRLAVGNWPAPQLHEHAESGNDQPDLPKWLTSRVEAPALADKPISPSDLGGAKALPGEDHFGTSGDAKKRGRQIHLLLEHLPQIPQAKWKETARFLLGAGEDRASDAEQSALLEEATRVLTTPALTPIFASTDLAEVPVTASLSQFSGRVLHGVIDRLIISDEEVVAVDFKTNRIVPATPEDTPGGLLVQLGAYRAVLSQIYPDRHVRTAILWTQSCELMRFDNALVDAAFSHLDATRLPT, from the coding sequence ATGACATTTGACGACGCGACGCTCAGTCAGATCCGGGCCGCGGACCCGCGCAACTCCACCTGGTTGTCGGCCAATGCCGGGTCGGGCAAGACGCGGGTCCTGACCGACCGGGTGGCGCGGTTGTTGCTGGATGGCGTCTCGCCGCAGAACATCCTGTGCCTGACCTATACCAAGGCCGCTGCCAGCGAGATGCAGAACCGTCTGTTCAAACGGCTGGGTGAATGGGCGATGAAGGATGACGACGCCCTCGCCACCGCCCTGCACGATCTGGGGTTGGAGGGCACGCGCGATCTATCACTGGCGCGCCAACTTTTCGCCCGCGCGATCGAAACACCCGGCGGGCTGAAAATCCAGACCATCCACGCCTACGCCGCGTCTTTGCTGCGCCGTTTTCCGATGGAGGCCGGTGTCTCGCCGCAATTCACAGAAATGGACGACCGCACCGCCAAAGAGCTGCGTGCCGAACTGCTGGACCGGATGAGCGAAGGACCGCTTGCACCGCATGTGGTCGCCCTATCGCAGCATTTCACCGGCGAAGACATGGCGCAGCTGACCGCCGAAATCACCGGCAATCGCACTTTGTTCATTGATCAGCCAACCGAAGCCGAGATAGCCGGATGGTTCGGCATATCGCCCGCACTGGATGAGCATTCCATACTGAATGCGCTTTTCAAACCTGGTGATCTGCATATGCTGGTCACACTTCGGGATATTCTGGCAACCGGAAGCGCCACCGAACAAAAGGGTGCAGATTATCTGGCAGCCGTCGATCTGTCCGCCCCGTCCTTCGATGTTCTGAACCAGTGTGCCCGGTTCATGATTAATCAAAAGCCACCATATTCCGCTAAGATAGGGTCTTTTCCAACCAAAGCGATGCGCGCCGGTGATTGTGCAACCATCATGCCGCAACTGGACGATTTCATGCAGCGGGTCGAAGATGCGTATCTGGCACGGCTCGCCCTCTCGAACGTCAGGCGCACAACCGCATTGCACGGATTTGCTCATCACTTCGTGCGCCTTTACGAAGACGCGAAGTTGGAGCGGGGGTGGCTGGATTTCGACGATCTGATCCTGAAAGCAGGCGCGATCCTGACCGATCCGGCGATTGCGTCCTGGGTCCTGTTCCGACTGGATGGTGGGATCGACCATATTCTGGTGGACGAGGCTCAGGACACCAGCCCCGCACAATGGCGCATCATTGACAATCTCGCGCGCGAGTTCACCAGCGGCTTTGGCGCGCGAGACGATGTGGACCGCACAATCTTCGTGGTCGGCGACCCGAAGCAATCCATCTATTCCTTCCAAGGGGCCGAGCCTGCCGCTTTTGATCGGATGCGCGCCACGTTTGCCGACCGCCTTTCCCAGATTGGGCGAAACATGGTGCAGATGCCGCTGGAATACTCATTCCGGTCATCCCGCGCCATTTTGGAATTCGTCGATTTCGCGTTGACGGCGCGCGGCGGGTTGGGTGGCGATTTCCTGCACCGGGCGTTTTTCCGCGACTTGCCCGGTCGAGTCGATCTGTGGCCTGCAATCGAACCCGTCAACCATGACGAGGATCGCGATTGGCATGATCCGGTCGATGCCCCGTCACCGCAAGATCACCGGGTGCAACTGGCCGAACACATTGCCGACGATATTGATCGCATGATCAAAACCGAGACTATTCCCGCGGAAAAGGGCGAACACCGCCCGGTTCACGCCGGTGATATTCTGGTGCTTGTCCGGTCGCGCAAAGAACTGTTCCATGAAATCATCCGTGCCTGCAAGACCCGCGCCATACCGATTGCCGGGGCGGATCAGTTAAAGATCGGCGCCGAACTGGCGGTCAAGGATCTGACCGCGCTTCTGTCGTTCCTGGCGACGCCAGAAGACGATCTGTCGCTGGCCGCCATCCTACGCTCACCTCTGTTCGGCTGGTCCGAGGACGATCTGTTTCGTTTGGCGCACCCGCGCAGCAAAGGTAAATTCTTGTGGCGTGCGCTGTCTGACAAGGCAGGCCAATATCCCGACACGATGCGAGTGTTGCGGGATTTGCGCAATTCCGCTGACTTCCTACGACCCTATGAGTTGCTTGAACGCGCTTTGACCCGCCATGGCGGTCGTCAGAAGTTTCTGGCGCGGTTGGGGCAAGAGGCGGAGGACGGGATCGACGCCTTGCTAGCGCAGGCCATCGGGTATGAACGGTCAGGCACGCCCAGCCTGACCGGGTTCCTGACCTGGCTGCAAACCGATGATGTGACGATCAAGCGTCAGATGGATTCGGTGGGGCGCCAGGTTCGGGTGATGACCATTCACGGCTCAAAGGGCCTGGAGGCGCCGATTGTGATTTTGCCTGATCTGGCTCAACAGAAGGCATCGTCGATGCCCCCCGTGGCAAAACTTCCGGATGGGCAGGCGTTCTTTTCACCCAAGCAAGAGGATCGCACCGAAACGATTGAGGCGGTGGCGCGCGACATCAAAGACGCCGAAACCGAAGAGCGAACAAGGCTGCTTTATGTCGCGATGACACGGGCAGAACATTGGTTGATTTTGGCGGCGGCGGGCGCTCTCGGCAAATCCGAGTCCGATGTCTGGTATCGCATTTGCGAGGGTGCAATGAACAAGGCGGCGGCTGTCGATTGCGATTTTCCAACCGGGCCGGGCAAGCGGCTTGCCGTCGGGAATTGGCCCGCGCCGCAGCTACATGAACACGCCGAAAGCGGGAACGATCAACCCGACCTGCCCAAATGGCTGACTTCGCGGGTGGAAGCGCCCGCGCTGGCCGACAAACCCATCTCACCTTCTGATCTGGGGGGTGCAAAGGCGCTTCCCGGCGAGGATCATTTTGGCACCAGCGGTGACGCCAAGAAACGCGGTCGGCAGATACATCTGTTACTGGAACACCTGCCGCAGATTCCACAGGCCAAGTGGAAGGAAACGGCACGCTTCCTGCTTGGAGCGGGAGAAGATCGCGCGTCGGACGCCGAGCAGTCCGCGCTGCTGGAGGAAGCCACGCGCGTTCTGACCACCCCCGCACTGACCCCGATCTTTGCAAGCACTGATCTGGCCGAAGTACCCGTCACGGCCAGTTTGTCGCAATTCTCGGGGCGTGTTCTGCACGGGGTGATTGATCGACTGATCATATCCGACGAAGAAGTAGTTGCAGTTGATTTCAAAACCAACCGTATCGTGCCCGCGACGCCCGAAGACACGCCAGGCGGATTGCTTGTGCAGCTGGGCGCATACCGGGCTGTGCTAAGCCAGATCTACCCCGACCGCCATGTGCGCACCGCGATCTTGTGGACACAAAGCTGTGAATTGATGCGTTTCGATAATGCTTTGGTGGATGCGGCCTTCAGCCATCTTGACGCAACCCGCCTGCCTACCTAG